A single Perognathus longimembris pacificus isolate PPM17 chromosome 17, ASM2315922v1, whole genome shotgun sequence DNA region contains:
- the Rtn4rl1 gene encoding reticulon-4 receptor-like 1 translates to MLRKGCCVELLLLLLAGELPLGGGCPRDCVCYPAPMTVSCQAHNFAAIPEGIPEESERIFLQNNRITLLQQGHFSPAMVTLWIYSNNITFIDPNTFEGFVHLEELDLGDNRQLRTLAPETFQGLVKLHALYLYKCGLSALPAGIFGGLHSLQYLYLQENHIEYLQDDIFVDLVNLSHLFLHGNKLWSLGQGPFRGLVNLDRLLLHENQLQWVHHKAFHDLHRLTTLFLFNNSLSELQGECLAPLAALEFLRLNGNTWDCGCRALSLWEWLRRFRGSSSAVPCATPELRQGQDLKLLRAEDFRNCTGPASPHQIKSHTLTTTDRAARKEHHLPHGPTRDRGHPHGHLPGSRSGSKKPGKNCTSHRNRNQISKTGAGKQPHELQDYAPDYQHKFGFDLMPTARPKRKGKCARRTLIRAPSGVLQASSGISLGASLLAWILGLAVTLR, encoded by the coding sequence GGTGCTGTGTggaactgctgctgctgctgctggctgggGAGCTTCCCCTGGGTGGCGGCTGCCCGCGGGACTGTGTGTGCTACCCAGCGCCCATGACTGTCAGTTGCCAGGCACACAACTTTGCTGCCATCCCAGAGGGCATCCCCGAAGAGAGCGAGCGCATCTTCCTGCAGAACAATCGCATCACCCTCCTGCAGCAAGGCCATTTCAGTCCCGCCATGGTCACCCTGTGGATCTACTCCAACAACATCACCTTCATCGACCCCAACACCTTTGAGGGCTTTGTGCACCTGGAGGAACTGGACCTCGGTGACAACCGGCAGCTGCGGACACTGGCACCCGAGACTTTCCAGGGCCTGGTGAAACTTCATGCCCTCTACCTCTATAAGTGTGGGCTTAGTGCCCTGCCTGCGGGCATCTTTGGAGGCCTGCACAGCCTGCAGTACCTCTACTTGCAGGAAAACCACATTGAGTACCTCCAGGATGACATCTTTGTGGACCTGGTCAACCTCAGCCACTTGTTTCTCCATGGCAACAAGCTGTGGAGCCTAGGCCAGGGCCCATTCCGGGGCCTGGTCAACCTGGATCGGCTGCTGTTGCATGAGAATCAGCTGCAGTGGGTCCACCACAAGGCTTTCCATGACCTCCACAGGCTGACCACCCTATTCCTCTTCAACAACAGCCTCTCAGAGCTGCAAGGTGAATGCCTGGCCCCCCTGGCAGCCCTGGAGTTCCTTCGCCTCAATGGCAACACCTGGGACTGTGGCTGCCGGGCCCTATCCCTGTGGGAATGGCTGCGGAGATTCCGAGGCTCCAGCTCTGCCGTCCCCTGTGCCACCCCGGAGCTGAGGCAAGGCCAGGACCTGAAGCTGCTGAGGGCCGAGGACTTCCGGAACTGCACAGGGCCAGCCTCCCCACACCAGATCAAGTCACACACGCTCACCACCACCGACAGGGCTGCTCGCAAAGAGCACCACCTACCCCACGGCCCCACCAGGGACAGGGGCCATCCGCATGGCCATCTTCCCGGCTCCAGGTCAGGCTccaagaagccagggaagaaCTGTACCAGCCACAGGAACCGAAACCAGATCTCGAAGACGGGCGCTGGCAAGCAGCCCCACGAGCTGCAGGACTATGCCCCCGACTACCAGCACAAGTTTGGCTTTGATCTCATGCCCACAGCACGACCCAAAAGGAAGGGCAAATGTGCCCGCAGGACCCTCATCCGTGCCCCCAGTGGGGTGCTGCAGGCTTCCTCGGGCATTTCCCTGGGGGCCTCACTCCTGGCTTGGATACTGGGGCTGGCAGTGACTCTTCGCTGA